GCCGGCAGACTTGGCGCCGAGGTCATCTGGGTGATGGGTAACCACGACGATCGTGAACACTTCCGAACGCGGTTGTTGAACGAGTCACCGTCGACCCAATCGGTCGATCGGGTCTACGACATCGACGGCCTCCGCATCATCACGCTCGACTCGACCGTTCCCGGCCACCACTACGGATCGATCAGCGACGCCCAGTTGAATTGGCTGCGAACACAATTAGCGACGCCGGCACCTGACGGAACGATTCTGGCCCTTCATCACCCGCCCGTTCCGTGTATCCAGGATCTGGCTGTACTGGTCGAACTGAGAGATCAGTCCAGGTTGGCCGAAGTGCTCCGGGGAAGTGACGTGCGAGCAATCCTCGCGGGCCACTTGCATTACTCGACGACGGCGACGTTCGCGGGAATTCCCGTGTCGGTGGCATCGTCGGCCTGTTACACCCAGGATCTCAACGTCCCCGTCGGCGGACAGCGTGGCCGAGACAGCGCACAAGGCTGCAATCTCGTCCACGTGTACGCCGACACGATTGTTCACTCGGTAGTGCCGATCGAGCGTGACGACGTTGTCGGCGACGACACGGTGGGTGAGGCCGTCAGTGCCCGCGACGGCGCGGTGCGTCTGGCAGACGCCGGCATTCGCATCGGTGAGCACAACGATATTTCCGTTGCGCAGTAATGCGCGTCAGACCTCCCACGGCGCTTTGACGGGATAGTAATTTTCGAGGAACTCGGTGACCTTGCGGGTGCGTAGTTCGAGATCGATCTCCGGTTCACTGCCGTCGTTGAGGCAGAAGAAATCCATCGAACGGTCTTTGAGTAGTGAATTCATCTGTCGCAAACCGGCTTTGACGGTGGTGTCGACGTATTTGACGCTAGCCGACTTCTGTACGACGGAGCGGCCACTCATCAGTGCGTAGTAGTGGTACAGCGAATTGGTGACGGAAATGTTGGTGCTCGCCCGGAAGGTGCTCGCGGCCGTGGCCGCAAAATCGTCCGCGAATTCGCGTTCCATTTCCGCCATGACGCTTTTACGCAGCGGGGTGGCGGCATGCTCGAGGTGTCGGGTTGTCATCAAACCGAATCGCTCCTGTAGGAGACGTCGATTGACGCGCGCCGCGTTTTCGAACCCGCTGCGATCATCGTCGTTGTGCCCCAAGCCTATTCGCGTGTCCGCCTCGATGAACATGCTGATTCCTCCGGGCGAGAAGAACATGTCGGGGCCGACGGATCTGCCGAAGAACATGTCGTCGTTCGAATAGAGGAAATGTTCGGAGAGTCCGGGTATGTGATGCAGTTGGCATTCGACAGCCTGAGAATTGTGAGTGGGCAGCACCGACGGGTCGGCAAAGAACTTTTCGCTGGGCATGAACGTGACCCGAGGATCGTCGGCCAACCATGCCGGACGATCGGAATCGGTGGCGACAAAGATCCTTCGGATCCACGGCGCATACATGTGCACGGACCGTAGCGCGTACTTCAATTCGTCGATTTGACGGAATCGTGCCGCGGATTCGTCACCTTCACCGACAATGTAGTTCTGCATCCGAAGTGCGCGTTGCGCCTGAAATTCTTCGGAAGAACCGTCGACCCAGGAAAAGACGAGATCGATGTCGAAATTGATGTCCGATGCATGGGCGGCAAACATATTCTCGATCGTCGGCCATACTCGGCCGAAACGCTCCACCGTGCCGCGGACTGCTTCCTCCGAACGCACCGTCCGACGCGTCAGTGAATTTTCGACAGGCAGAACAATCTCGGTGTCGGATATCGACCACAGTTCGATCTGAAGACCGATGTTCGCGCCGTAGTTGAGGCCACTCGCCAGATGAACCCGAGGCCGGAACAGTCGAAAGATGCGGGCCTTTGCCGTGGTGGACAATGCGCCGTCGGCAATCAAGAGCGCTGGGCTCTTTTTCGCGTCGAGTGTCTTCGAATAAAAAGGAGTGTTCTGGCATCCGTCGATCAGCGCGCGGCGCAATTTCTTACGATTGGCCCAGTTGACCGCGACTACCGCTCGTTCGTCGTTGCCGCGTACGAGGAGGTACTCGATACCGGCCGCGTCGAGAATATCGCGGATGAAGAGGAGGTCCTCGATCATCGCCTCGAGCGGGGTCGTGGTGACGATCGGGAGCGCAATCCGATTCTTGAATCGCACAGTTTCCGGGCGATCCTCCAATCGAGCGCGCACGGAGGACGAGACGGGTTTCACGGCGTCAGCGGTGTCCTGCTCCGGTGGTACGAAGTAGATGTCGTGCGGAGCGGGAGATTGTGTAATGACGTGCCTTTCGATGACAGGACCCGCGGTGGCGGTGTTTGGCCAGTCTAGTCGGGCTCACCGGGTCTTGAAGGCTGGGTTGCGGTGTGCCAAAAGCGGCAAAACCGACTAACTCCGATATGTCGACTTGGCGCATTTTGAGGGCCAACGGCGAAATTGTCCGACTCATGTGGTGATATGTGTTCGTGCAATTCGGGGTGGGAAAGATGCATCAGTCCTCATTGCATATGTAGCAAAGACCCATGATCGACCGAAATACAGCATTAAGTGCTCTCCGAGTTCTGGTTACCGTTTTATCCCCATTGCAAGGAGCGTTCCTTGGTACGACCACCCGACCCATTCGACTTCAGTGACTATTCGCGCCCGCAGCCGGGACACGGTGGTGCACCCGATCCGGGAGCCGGTGATTTCACCCGGCCGCCCGGAGGATTCAATACCCCGTCGGCACCGAGTCAGCATCCGGGAATGCCGACCGGTGATTCGTTCAGCGCTGCAAGCCCGAGCACTGTCGTTCAAGTACGCACCGCACCAACCGCCTGGCTTGCCGCCGCAGGTGCCGTCGCCGTGATCGGTTTGATCGTGGCCGTTGTTGCCTTCGCCGTACTCGATTCGGGTCCGCTCGCAGTGGTCGCCTGGATTCTCGGTGGCCCAGTGGCAATCGGGTTGCTCGCGCTCTTTACATATCGCGACACACAGGCGCGTGCCAGTGCGTTCTATACGGAGCCGCTGTGGGTGTCGTCGGTGACCCGTGTCGTACTCGCTATTTCATGCATTGCAGTACTGATCAGTGCGTGGAACATTGCTGATTGGATTGGACGGCTGTGAGCAGAATACGTACCGGTGCGCTCTTCGTTTTCGGAATTCTGTTGCTCAATGCGGTCGGTGGACTGGGAGTGGCCGCCGCGCAGGCGGCCGGAAACGAGAGCTCGGCCGTCGGTGACTTCGGATCATGCCTCGCGTCGCAGCAGACTGGAGATCTTCTTCTTCTCGTAGACGAGTCCTCGAGTCTGCAGACTTCCGACCCGGACGCGGCTCGAGTGTCTGCGGCAAATTTCCTGCTGGATCGCCTCGCTGCCTTCGGCGAATCGGCAGCGGTCGACCTCAATGTCGCGATCGCGGGATTCTCGAGTGACTACACCGTCCATACCGGGTGGACTTCTCTGAATTCGGGGAGCTTGCCCACTCTCAAGAGTTCGATCGAAGAGTTCCGTACTCGGACAACTGGCATCGATACCGACTACTGGGGCGCGATAAACGGCGCCCAGAACGAATTGGGCGATCGTCCGCAGAACGCCGACGGTTCAAGCCGGTGTCAGGCAATTGCATGGTTCTCGGACGGAAAATTGGACTTCACCGAGCGCGATGGCAGTAAGCCGTACGCACCTGGAGTCAGCTTGGGCTCGCCGGACGGCGTAAAGCAGGTCGTCGCAGCCGCCACCGAGTCGATTTGCCGACAGGCAGGTATTGCAGACCAGGTGAGAAGTGCAGGTATCAAGATGTTCGGAATTGGTCTGGCGTCGGGAACCGCCGTTGCTGCCGACTTCGATCTGATGCAGGCGATCACCTCTGGTGCATCTGGTGACGGCGCGGCGTGTGGCGCGGTACAGGCGCCATCCCCTGGCGAGTTCTTCCTGGCTCAGAATATCGACGATCTACTGTTCGCGTTCGATTCCTTCAGCACTCCCGGCCAAGCGCCGCTCGAACGAGAGAATGGTATCTGCGTCCAGCAGGTGTGTGAGGACGGCAAGCATCGGTTCGTCCTTGACCGTTCGATCAGTGCCGTGAACGTGCTTGCTTTTGCCGACGCCGAAGGTTTGATTCCGACTGTGGTGGCCCCGAATGGTGAGCAACTGGCGCTGCCACTGGCCGCTCTGCGAACGGATTCTCGTGGGCAGCTTGCTGGTGTCGAGATCAATTACCGCTGGGAGTCGCCGAATTCGGTGTCGTTCTCGATGTCGGATACCGGCTCGGATCAGTGGCAGGGCGTGTGGGCGCTGGTATTTGTAGACCCGACCGGAACCGCAGCCCAAGCGCGATCGAAGTCGAACATTCACATCTCGGGCAATTTGTTCCCCGCCTGGCTCGGACAGAAGACAACCGCTGTGCACACGGGGGAAAAGACCAGTGCCATCGAACTTGGAATCGTCGGCGCAGATCGCGCGCCCATCGACCCAGCCTCACTGCTGGGTACAGCCGAGCTGTCCGTCTCGGTCGTGGATTCGTCCGGGACAGTCCACGACGTGGCAGCGCCGCTGCCCAAGGATCGAATCGGTGAGTCTGTCGAACTCGATCTCACTGATGTACCGCCGGGAGATGCGACGCTTCGCCTGACACTGGACGTCACTACCGCAGACGCTCCGCGCATCGACGGCGGTGTCGAGCCGGGAACCGCGCTGACAGCTCAGTCGGTCGACATCGCGCTGCCGATTGCGCCGCCGATCGGTTACCCCGCGCTTCCCGCTCGCGTTGATTTCGGCACTCTCGAAGGTGCCGGCGTTTTCGAGCGCAGCCTGGATGTCACCGGCGCCGGATGTGTTCGATTGGACTCGGGTCAACCGGTGTCCTTCACCGGTTCGCCGGACGGTATCGGTTCGGTGGCCCTCACTGGTCCAGCCGAGGAAGCACAGTGTCTCGAATCGAATGGCACTCTTCCGGTATCGATCGACATCGAGAATGCAGTCAACGGAACAGTCAGCGGAACGATGTCATTGCTCGTGTCGCCGGTTGGTGAGAGTGATCGCGAGATTTCGGTTCCGGTGCAGTTCACCGCGGACGTCCAGAAGCCGGTCGACACCGGCACGTTCTGGCTGACGCTGATTGTGGCGCTGTTGCTCGGCCCAGGTATCCCACTGTTGCTGCTGTATGCCGGCAAGTGGTTGACCGCCAAGATTCCGCCGGGTGGCCTCAAGGCTCAGCAGTTCCCGATCGAGATCCGAAATGGCGAGGTTCTCCGCGACGGGCGCCCCTTCGGACTGCGCGACCGCGATCTTGTCGATTCGGTGCGGGGAATGCATGAAGCTACCCGTCTCCTCGACGCCGCCGGTGTCGAACTGCGCACACATGTAGGCCTGTCGCCGGTTGGAGCCGGATACGTGAGCGCACGTCTGCCGGGAATGTTGGGAGCGTCGAATTCGAATCCGGCGACGGACAAGGACGGTAATGCGCACCTTCCGCTGGCGGTGCACAACTCGTGGGCTGTCTTCCACGATCCGAACGGTTCGCCAGAGGTCGCG
The nucleotide sequence above comes from Rhodococcus sp. KBS0724. Encoded proteins:
- a CDS encoding vWA domain-containing protein, yielding MSRIRTGALFVFGILLLNAVGGLGVAAAQAAGNESSAVGDFGSCLASQQTGDLLLLVDESSSLQTSDPDAARVSAANFLLDRLAAFGESAAVDLNVAIAGFSSDYTVHTGWTSLNSGSLPTLKSSIEEFRTRTTGIDTDYWGAINGAQNELGDRPQNADGSSRCQAIAWFSDGKLDFTERDGSKPYAPGVSLGSPDGVKQVVAAATESICRQAGIADQVRSAGIKMFGIGLASGTAVAADFDLMQAITSGASGDGAACGAVQAPSPGEFFLAQNIDDLLFAFDSFSTPGQAPLERENGICVQQVCEDGKHRFVLDRSISAVNVLAFADAEGLIPTVVAPNGEQLALPLAALRTDSRGQLAGVEINYRWESPNSVSFSMSDTGSDQWQGVWALVFVDPTGTAAQARSKSNIHISGNLFPAWLGQKTTAVHTGEKTSAIELGIVGADRAPIDPASLLGTAELSVSVVDSSGTVHDVAAPLPKDRIGESVELDLTDVPPGDATLRLTLDVTTADAPRIDGGVEPGTALTAQSVDIALPIAPPIGYPALPARVDFGTLEGAGVFERSLDVTGAGCVRLDSGQPVSFTGSPDGIGSVALTGPAEEAQCLESNGTLPVSIDIENAVNGTVSGTMSLLVSPVGESDREISVPVQFTADVQKPVDTGTFWLTLIVALLLGPGIPLLLLYAGKWLTAKIPPGGLKAQQFPIEIRNGEVLRDGRPFGLRDRDLVDSVRGMHEATRLLDAAGVELRTHVGLSPVGAGYVSARLPGMLGASNSNPATDKDGNAHLPLAVHNSWAVFHDPNGSPEVATLLLLIGTDADSTRVERVLDDARRNVANAVSQLRGRSVDTSGPHGDSGSQPGSPIADPFGNPQAGAHQSSAQPSGYVPGGSTWTQPGTPAGNADPFAPPSGFDPFGPPDSRGRQ
- a CDS encoding stealth family protein → MIEDLLFIRDILDAAGIEYLLVRGNDERAVVAVNWANRKKLRRALIDGCQNTPFYSKTLDAKKSPALLIADGALSTTAKARIFRLFRPRVHLASGLNYGANIGLQIELWSISDTEIVLPVENSLTRRTVRSEEAVRGTVERFGRVWPTIENMFAAHASDINFDIDLVFSWVDGSSEEFQAQRALRMQNYIVGEGDESAARFRQIDELKYALRSVHMYAPWIRRIFVATDSDRPAWLADDPRVTFMPSEKFFADPSVLPTHNSQAVECQLHHIPGLSEHFLYSNDDMFFGRSVGPDMFFSPGGISMFIEADTRIGLGHNDDDRSGFENAARVNRRLLQERFGLMTTRHLEHAATPLRKSVMAEMEREFADDFAATAASTFRASTNISVTNSLYHYYALMSGRSVVQKSASVKYVDTTVKAGLRQMNSLLKDRSMDFFCLNDGSEPEIDLELRTRKVTEFLENYYPVKAPWEV
- a CDS encoding phosphodiesterase encodes the protein MSVRHAEYPRPKHFLVHVSDTHLVDDGDLYGAVDATARLRQILAGVEASGARPRALVFTGDLTDKGESNAYEKLKAIVDPVAGRLGAEVIWVMGNHDDREHFRTRLLNESPSTQSVDRVYDIDGLRIITLDSTVPGHHYGSISDAQLNWLRTQLATPAPDGTILALHHPPVPCIQDLAVLVELRDQSRLAEVLRGSDVRAILAGHLHYSTTATFAGIPVSVASSACYTQDLNVPVGGQRGRDSAQGCNLVHVYADTIVHSVVPIERDDVVGDDTVGEAVSARDGAVRLADAGIRIGEHNDISVAQ